One Manihot esculenta cultivar AM560-2 chromosome 6, M.esculenta_v8, whole genome shotgun sequence DNA segment encodes these proteins:
- the LOC110617133 gene encoding uncharacterized protein LOC110617133 — protein MGTKLECAFNLLPPSPKSKSFSVHCVDELDYLQTKALNISFQITGLDKHHSSLKDRMSEKNNIDFIRKTMQMHEDTFKQQVRELHRLYNVQKMLMNELSKEIKQNKKYWSPMTRSSDINQHNPTTQTTYMYSFKLEDSSPRERSGSCPGETIRMITGRFDLERPAAEEAIDDPWAAGKSSFIPFMSNNGSDQESEVELTLSIGGSSTSSKKMIMSTNQELGLSEQMQKSIKELDSPASIMSGKGENCSDPTTPMSSSSTTFDQERKQPHWLLQGLNINRTT, from the exons ATGGGAACTAAACTTGAATGTGCCTTCAATCTCTTACCACCTTCACCAAAGAGCAAAAGCTTTAGTGTTCATTGTGTGGATGAACTTGACTATTTGCAAACTAAAGCGTTGAATATTAGCTTCCAAATCACTGGATTGGACAAGCATCACAGCTCTCTTAAAGATAGAATGTCTGAAAAAAACAACATAGATTTCATCAGAAAGACAATGCAGATGCATGAAGATACCTTCAAACAGCAG GTGAGGGAACTCCACAGGCTATACAATGTACAGAAGATGTTAATGAATGAGCTGAGCAAAGAAATTAAACAGAATAAAAAGTACTGGAGTCCCATGACTCGTAGTTCAGACATTAACCAGCATAATCCCACAACCCAAACCACTTATATGTACAGTTTTAAACTTGAAGACTCAAGCCCAAGGGAAAGAAGTGGCAGTTGCCCTGGTGAAACCATAAGAATGATAACAGGACGATTTGATCTTGAGAGGCCTGCTGCAGAGGAAGCCATTGATGATCCCTGGGCTGCTGGGAAAAGCTCTTTCATTCCCTTTATGAGCAACAATGGTTCTGACCAAGAAAGTGAAGTGGAGCTAACATTAAGCATTGGAGGAAGCAGCACCAGCAGCAAGAAGATGATCATGTCCACAAATCAAGAACTGGGATTGTCTGAACAAATGCAGAAGAGTATTAAGGAGCTTGATTCTCCTGCATCAATTATGTCTGGAAAAGGAGAGAATTGCAGTGACCCAACAACACCAATGAGCAGCTCTAGTACAACGTTTGATCAGGAAAGAAAACAACCACATTGGCTTTTACAAGGTTTAAACATAAACAGAACTACTTGA